In Terriglobales bacterium, a single genomic region encodes these proteins:
- a CDS encoding RNA methyltransferase has protein sequence MISSDRERLRRITGRHNPLLKELRRAFDRGELTAEGYCAIEGVRVVEEAVRSGLRFQAVFFSESAANRAERLLPQMGAQVETLLVPDKLFAGVVASETPQGVAALVRMKTFEMDDVLGSSPGKPPRTPPLVLVVAGLQDPGNLGTILRSAEAFSATGALLSENTVSPYNSKAIRASAGSIFRLPVARVASPATVAALRERGIRLLATSSHSGTPLDQAQFAGPIAIFVGGEGAGLPREIVSAVDEVIAVPHSPKVESLNAAVATSIVLYEAARQRRKEGA, from the coding sequence ATGATCAGTTCCGATCGCGAGCGGCTGCGGCGAATTACCGGGCGCCACAACCCACTCCTCAAGGAATTGCGCCGTGCCTTTGACCGCGGAGAACTCACTGCGGAAGGCTACTGCGCCATCGAGGGTGTGCGGGTGGTGGAAGAGGCGGTCCGCAGCGGGCTGCGCTTTCAGGCGGTGTTCTTCAGCGAGTCTGCGGCCAACCGAGCCGAGCGTCTGCTGCCCCAGATGGGCGCACAGGTAGAAACACTCCTGGTTCCCGATAAGCTATTCGCCGGAGTGGTTGCCAGCGAGACTCCGCAAGGCGTGGCCGCGCTGGTCCGGATGAAGACCTTTGAGATGGACGATGTGCTTGGGTCGAGCCCTGGCAAGCCGCCAAGAACACCTCCGCTGGTTTTGGTGGTCGCCGGGCTTCAGGATCCCGGAAATCTGGGCACAATTCTGCGGTCCGCTGAGGCGTTTAGCGCGACTGGAGCGCTGTTAAGCGAGAACACGGTCAGCCCCTATAACTCGAAGGCAATTCGGGCATCAGCGGGATCTATCTTTCGTTTGCCTGTGGCGCGGGTAGCGTCCCCAGCGACAGTCGCGGCCCTTCGCGAACGAGGCATTCGCCTGCTGGCTACGTCGTCACACAGCGGTACGCCGCTAGACCAAGCGCAGTTCGCCGGGCCAATTGCCATTTTTGTCGGCGGTGAGGGAGCTGGACTGCCGCGGGAGATCGTCTCCGCAGTGGACGAAGTGATCGCAGTGCCTCACTCGCCTAAGGTTGAATCGCTGAATGCGGCGGTCGCTACATCTATTGTGCTTTACGAGGCTGCCCGACAGCGCCGAAAAGAGGGTGCGTGA
- a CDS encoding replication-associated recombination protein A codes for MRPRTLDEFVGQEHLVGPGKPLRTQIERDDTGSIIFWGPPGVGKTTLAKVIAGMTQAEFIQFSAVLSGIKEIKQVMADAEKARQFGTRTIVFIDEIHRFNKAQQDAFLPYVESGSIRLIGATTENPSFEIISALLSRTRVYVLNPLTEVQIVELLRRALADKERGLGQMALRASDEGLAKIAAYSSGDARSAYNVLEVAAGLAMEAAGNKPGAEISDQFVQDALQKRVLLYDKAGEEHYNLISALHKSVRNSDPDASLYWLGRMLEAGEDPLYIARRVVRMAVEDIGLADPQALSVTIAARDAVDFLGMPEGKLALAQAVVYLAAAPKSNALYEAYGAVQQDVERTVAEPVPLHLRNAPTGLMKGLGYGKGYQYAHDLESKVADMQCLPDNLRSRVYYRPTDEGTERRIRERLEDIKRRRTSSKSTPEPKKSESGS; via the coding sequence ATGCGGCCACGAACCCTCGATGAATTCGTCGGTCAGGAGCACCTGGTCGGGCCGGGGAAGCCACTGCGCACGCAAATCGAGCGCGACGACACCGGCTCCATTATTTTTTGGGGGCCACCCGGCGTAGGTAAAACGACGCTCGCCAAAGTCATCGCGGGCATGACCCAGGCGGAGTTCATCCAGTTCTCGGCGGTGCTCTCCGGCATAAAAGAAATCAAACAGGTGATGGCGGATGCGGAAAAGGCGCGACAGTTTGGGACCCGCACTATAGTTTTCATAGACGAAATCCATCGCTTCAACAAGGCCCAGCAGGATGCATTCCTTCCCTACGTGGAATCCGGCAGCATTCGGCTGATCGGCGCTACCACCGAGAACCCCTCATTTGAAATCATCTCGGCGCTGCTTTCTCGCACTCGTGTGTATGTGCTGAATCCTCTAACCGAAGTGCAGATCGTCGAACTGCTCAGGCGCGCGCTGGCCGACAAAGAACGGGGGCTCGGCCAAATGGCACTGCGGGCCTCGGATGAAGGCTTGGCCAAAATCGCAGCCTACTCAAGTGGTGACGCCCGCAGCGCCTACAACGTGCTCGAGGTGGCTGCCGGTCTCGCCATGGAGGCAGCGGGCAATAAACCAGGAGCAGAGATCAGTGACCAATTCGTGCAGGATGCGCTGCAAAAGCGCGTTTTGCTGTACGACAAAGCCGGCGAGGAACACTACAACTTGATTTCGGCGCTTCACAAATCTGTCCGCAATAGTGATCCCGACGCTTCGCTCTACTGGCTGGGGCGGATGCTGGAAGCGGGCGAAGATCCTCTCTACATCGCACGCCGCGTGGTGCGCATGGCAGTCGAAGACATTGGCCTCGCCGATCCGCAGGCCCTCTCTGTCACCATTGCGGCACGCGACGCGGTGGATTTTCTCGGAATGCCGGAAGGAAAGCTGGCGCTTGCCCAAGCTGTGGTTTATCTGGCGGCAGCTCCCAAATCAAACGCCTTGTATGAAGCCTATGGGGCCGTGCAGCAGGATGTGGAGCGCACTGTCGCCGAGCCCGTTCCCCTGCACCTTCGCAATGCCCCAACCGGTCTGATGAAGGGGCTGGGGTATGGCAAAGGGTACCAGTATGCCCACGACCTGGAGTCCAAAGTCGCGGACATGCAATGCCTTCCTGACAACCTGCGCAGCCGTGTTTACTATCGCCCAACCGACGAAGGAACAGAACGACGGATACGCGAGCGCCTGGAAGACATTAAACGCCGGCGAACATCTTCCAAGTCAACGCCCGAGCCGAAAAAATCGGAATCGGGCAGCTAG
- a CDS encoding GAF domain-containing SpoIIE family protein phosphatase — protein MAASPATNIRSLPRRQFQRNHIQNLFTLQKAAQKINSILDLDLLIARIVDDIAGWFGCLEANIYLRGEGADEMVLAAVHGCTLHTKGHRLKVGVEGMVGHAAGTGRMHYAPDVEKDPYYVGCEQNTRSEVAIPLKVEDRVIGVFTASHPEIDGFPPEQLRLLQAFAIHISGAIQNAQLFRQERLANERMNREAEEARYIQEALFPRSSPYVPGFVITGRCIPAGAVGGDWYDYIPLSNGRWMLVLADVAGKGMAAALLMAAARGMIRSLAETSPGPGEVLTRLNRLLLEDFPSGRFVTMLCAVFDPATRSLTLANAGHHWPLLGDASGVRTVQGDGGLPIGFAQETFAETRVSLPAGSRVVFYSDGITESENESGEEYGSQRLGQLLSMPDLSVETILEDACAFTAPSGARDDRTVILIKAD, from the coding sequence ATGGCCGCCAGCCCCGCAACTAATATCCGTTCCCTGCCGCGACGGCAATTCCAGCGCAATCATATTCAAAATCTTTTCACGTTGCAGAAAGCCGCACAGAAAATCAACTCGATTCTCGATCTTGATTTGCTAATCGCACGGATCGTTGACGATATTGCAGGTTGGTTCGGCTGCCTAGAAGCCAACATTTATCTACGTGGCGAGGGCGCCGATGAGATGGTACTGGCAGCGGTCCACGGTTGCACCCTCCACACGAAGGGACATCGGCTCAAGGTCGGAGTAGAGGGCATGGTTGGACATGCCGCGGGAACCGGACGGATGCATTATGCCCCCGACGTCGAGAAGGACCCGTATTACGTTGGGTGTGAACAAAACACCCGGTCAGAGGTCGCAATCCCGCTGAAGGTAGAGGACCGAGTGATTGGCGTGTTCACGGCCTCTCACCCGGAAATTGACGGTTTTCCGCCAGAACAGTTGCGTTTATTACAGGCGTTCGCCATACACATCTCGGGTGCGATCCAGAATGCGCAGCTTTTCCGGCAGGAGCGGCTGGCGAATGAGCGCATGAACCGTGAGGCGGAAGAGGCGCGCTACATACAAGAAGCCCTTTTCCCAAGAAGCTCGCCTTATGTTCCCGGATTTGTCATCACCGGCCGCTGCATTCCCGCAGGCGCGGTCGGTGGTGACTGGTACGACTACATTCCCTTAAGTAACGGCCGCTGGATGCTGGTGCTGGCAGACGTAGCGGGAAAGGGCATGGCCGCCGCACTGCTTATGGCAGCGGCGCGAGGCATGATTCGTTCACTGGCCGAGACCTCCCCTGGACCCGGCGAGGTGCTGACCCGCCTGAACCGGCTTCTGCTGGAGGATTTTCCAAGTGGCCGTTTTGTGACCATGCTTTGCGCAGTTTTCGATCCGGCAACTCGTAGTTTGACACTCGCGAACGCAGGCCATCACTGGCCCTTGCTGGGCGATGCAAGCGGTGTTCGCACCGTCCAGGGCGACGGCGGGTTGCCCATCGGCTTTGCACAGGAGACTTTTGCCGAAACCAGAGTGTCATTGCCCGCCGGTTCACGTGTGGTTTTTTACAGCGACGGAATCACCGAGTCGGAAAATGAAAGCGGCGAAGAGTACGGCAGCCAGCGTCTGGGACAGCTGCTCTCCATGCCGGATTTGTCGGTAGAAACCATCCTGGAAGATGCGTGCGCCTTCACCGCTCCGTCTGGCGCGAGAGATGACCGTACTGTAATTCTGATCAAAGCAGATTAA
- a CDS encoding CoA-binding protein, whose protein sequence is MPGIQTDQISEVLKKAKTIAVVGLSSSPLRASHGVAAYLQSHGYRIIPVNPEVKVVLGEKSYPTLLDVTEKIDIVDIFRRPEFVPEIVDQAIQLKVPAIWMQETVVHESAAAKARQAGIFVVMDHCILKEHRARFR, encoded by the coding sequence ATGCCCGGCATCCAGACCGATCAGATATCAGAGGTTCTAAAGAAAGCCAAAACCATCGCCGTGGTGGGGCTTTCATCCAGTCCGTTGCGCGCCAGCCATGGGGTTGCCGCCTACCTTCAAAGCCACGGCTATCGCATTATTCCGGTGAATCCCGAGGTCAAGGTTGTGCTGGGTGAAAAGTCATACCCCACCTTGCTCGACGTCACCGAGAAGATTGACATCGTGGATATCTTTCGCCGTCCAGAATTTGTACCGGAAATTGTGGACCAGGCGATTCAGCTCAAGGTGCCGGCCATCTGGATGCAAGAGACGGTGGTCCATGAGTCGGCCGCCGCTAAAGCACGCCAGGCCGGCATCTTCGTGGTTATGGATCACTGCATCCTGAAGGAACATCGGGCGCGGTTCAGGTAA
- the prfB gene encoding peptide chain release factor 2 (programmed frameshift), which translates to MVEELEQEYTALKDRVRDLREYLDAGKLRQQLTEIEKKVSDPNLWSNPQESQKVMRERKRLENVLSTESELERRSQDIAAYFELAHEGEQVGGDLQKEIGGLRELVDRLETETLLSGDNDSLNAIVTIHPGAGGTESQDWADMLLRMYLRWAERQGFATVLNDYQPGEEAGLKSATFSVNGQYAYGLLTSEIGVHRLVRISPFDQAKRRHTSFASVYVSPEIDESIEVVIKPEDLRVDTYRSGGRGGQHVNTTDSAVRITHIPTGIVVSCQNERSQHKNRERAMSILRSKLYEYELEKKRAVTKKIEDSKLDIDFGSQIRSYVLAPYRMVKDHRTKTEVGDVDRVLDGDLQPFIGAYLRMRRGEQK; encoded by the exons ATGGTCGAAGAACTGGAACAGGAATATACAGCCCTCAAAGACCGGGTGCGCGATCTGCGGGAGTATCTT GACGCGGGCAAGCTTCGCCAGCAGCTGACCGAGATTGAAAAGAAAGTCTCCGACCCCAATCTCTGGTCCAACCCTCAGGAATCGCAAAAAGTGATGCGCGAGCGCAAGCGCCTGGAAAACGTGCTGTCCACGGAATCCGAGCTGGAGCGTCGCAGCCAGGATATCGCTGCATACTTCGAGTTGGCGCACGAAGGTGAACAGGTCGGTGGCGACCTGCAAAAAGAAATCGGAGGATTGCGCGAGCTGGTGGATCGCTTAGAAACCGAAACCCTGCTCTCCGGCGATAACGATTCGCTCAATGCGATTGTCACGATTCATCCCGGTGCGGGAGGCACAGAGTCGCAGGACTGGGCGGACATGCTGCTGCGCATGTACCTGCGATGGGCCGAGCGCCAGGGCTTTGCCACGGTTTTGAACGACTATCAGCCGGGCGAAGAAGCGGGCCTCAAATCGGCGACCTTCAGCGTCAATGGGCAATACGCTTACGGACTATTGACCAGCGAAATCGGTGTGCACCGGCTGGTGCGCATTTCACCCTTCGACCAAGCCAAGCGGCGGCATACTTCCTTCGCCAGCGTGTACGTCTCGCCGGAGATTGACGAGAGCATTGAAGTGGTGATTAAGCCGGAAGATCTGCGGGTGGATACCTATCGCTCGGGTGGGCGGGGCGGGCAACACGTGAATACCACCGACTCAGCGGTGCGTATTACGCATATTCCTACAGGAATCGTAGTCAGTTGCCAGAACGAACGTTCTCAGCACAAAAACCGTGAACGCGCGATGAGTATTTTACGCTCCAAACTTTACGAGTATGAGTTGGAGAAGAAACGCGCGGTTACGAAGAAAATAGAGGATTCCAAGCTGGACATAGATTTTGGATCGCAGATACGCTCCTACGTGCTGGCCCCGTATCGGATGGTGAAGGACCATCGCACAAAGACCGAAGTCGGCGATGTGGACCGCGTGCTCGACGGTGATTTGCAACCGTTCATCGGCGCCTACTTGCGGATGCGGCGCGGCGAACAGAAATAA
- the lnt gene encoding apolipoprotein N-acyltransferase has protein sequence MLAIASGVLQVLVFPNPNLYWLCWIALAPLLVALLRTQQSDAIHLPDEMQAQLQPASPVQGFALGYVAGVIWWAGTCYWVYDTMHLYGGLSAPVALGILVLFCLYLAIYFGAFGLLIALLAAGDKRSGTRRALFVAPFLWVGLELARAQISGFPWDVLGTAQVNNVAMNRIATFTGVYGLSFEIALVNTVFAAAWVVARSKRKLILIEAIAVALLLQLMALIRLPAPPADHTALLVQANIPILQPSQWTPEYFQGTLHDLVRISVSAAERSSRKPELVIWPESPAPFYMDELQFQAAVAAVARGDHAYVIAGSIGGRTAGDTSESNEVYNSAALMSPDGKWSARYDKIHLVPFGEFVPFKSLLSFAGKLTRGVGEFERGAGREPLQAGTTKLGLFICYESVFPDEVREFARNGAQVFVNISNDGWYGDTGAIGQHFNQARMRAVESHRWLLRSTNTGITAAIDPYGQVVARAPRNLRTTLEAPYRLLTGTTFYTRHGDWFAYACAIISMGALLWRFRSPAGMVR, from the coding sequence ATGCTGGCGATCGCCTCTGGTGTGCTTCAGGTCCTGGTTTTCCCCAATCCTAATCTCTACTGGCTTTGCTGGATTGCGCTAGCGCCCTTGCTCGTAGCGTTGTTGAGAACGCAGCAATCTGATGCGATTCACCTGCCGGACGAAATGCAAGCGCAACTGCAGCCGGCCTCTCCTGTGCAAGGGTTTGCCCTGGGATATGTAGCTGGCGTGATCTGGTGGGCCGGCACCTGCTATTGGGTGTACGACACCATGCATTTGTACGGCGGTTTAAGTGCTCCGGTGGCGCTAGGCATCCTGGTACTTTTTTGTCTTTATCTAGCCATCTACTTCGGGGCTTTCGGACTGCTGATCGCACTGTTGGCGGCTGGCGACAAGAGATCCGGCACTCGACGCGCGCTGTTCGTGGCGCCTTTCCTGTGGGTCGGTTTGGAGCTGGCTCGGGCGCAGATCAGCGGTTTCCCGTGGGACGTATTGGGCACCGCACAAGTCAACAACGTTGCGATGAACCGGATCGCCACCTTCACCGGGGTCTACGGACTGTCATTTGAAATTGCTCTGGTCAACACGGTGTTTGCGGCGGCCTGGGTGGTGGCACGCTCCAAGCGCAAGCTGATTCTCATCGAAGCCATTGCCGTGGCGTTGTTGCTGCAGCTAATGGCATTGATCAGGTTGCCCGCTCCTCCCGCCGACCACACTGCCTTATTAGTGCAGGCGAACATTCCCATACTGCAGCCCTCGCAATGGACTCCGGAATATTTTCAGGGAACGCTCCACGACCTGGTGCGGATCAGCGTTTCAGCAGCCGAGCGTTCTTCAAGAAAGCCCGAACTGGTGATCTGGCCGGAATCGCCAGCCCCGTTCTATATGGACGAGCTGCAGTTTCAGGCGGCGGTTGCAGCGGTCGCGCGCGGCGACCATGCTTACGTGATCGCGGGCAGCATTGGAGGCCGTACTGCAGGCGACACTTCCGAGAGCAATGAGGTTTACAACTCCGCCGCCCTGATGTCCCCGGACGGAAAATGGAGTGCGCGCTACGACAAAATTCATCTGGTTCCTTTCGGCGAGTTTGTGCCTTTCAAGTCGCTGCTGAGCTTCGCCGGTAAGCTCACCCGTGGGGTCGGCGAATTCGAGCGGGGCGCCGGGCGTGAGCCGCTTCAGGCCGGCACTACGAAGCTGGGCCTATTCATCTGTTATGAGTCCGTCTTCCCCGACGAGGTCCGTGAGTTCGCCCGCAATGGGGCCCAGGTATTTGTAAACATTTCTAACGACGGCTGGTATGGCGACACCGGCGCAATTGGGCAGCATTTCAATCAGGCCCGCATGCGGGCGGTGGAGAGCCATCGCTGGCTGCTGCGTTCTACAAATACGGGCATCACTGCCGCAATTGATCCTTATGGACAGGTGGTCGCCCGTGCCCCGCGAAACCTGCGTACTACGCTGGAAGCGCCTTACAGGCTGCTCACCGGGACCACGTTCTACACCCGCCATGGCGACTGGTTCGCCTATGCGTGTGCGATAATTTCTATGGGAGCGCTTCTCTGGCGCTTCCGATCTCCCGCCGGGATGGTGCGATAG
- the lpxD gene encoding UDP-3-O-(3-hydroxymyristoyl)glucosamine N-acyltransferase → MKRSLKSVAEFIHAQLIGDGKTQVWGVASIKSAKPGDLVFVEEAKFLDAALSSGASAVIAGESATKVKSSKPLLIVPEPRLAFARAGALLCEPEAKKSAVHATAVVANSARLSKDVSIAAHAVVGEDVTIGEASSIGAGSVIGRRTVIGTHCNIAANVTVYPGVRLGNRVTVHAGAVLGSDGFGFVRDSKSGEYVKFPQIGGLEIGDDVEIGANTTIDRGALDVTVIARGAKLDNLVHVGHNVRVGENVVIAAQTGLSGSAVVEDGAIIGGQVGIADHVRIEKGAILGAQSGIPSRKVIRGAGVVFWGTPARPIRQYLKELAVLARLAKKDQTETE, encoded by the coding sequence ATGAAGCGTTCGCTGAAGAGCGTTGCCGAATTCATTCACGCACAGCTAATCGGCGATGGCAAGACACAGGTTTGGGGGGTTGCAAGCATCAAGTCTGCGAAACCCGGTGATCTGGTCTTTGTGGAGGAGGCAAAATTTCTTGACGCGGCGCTGTCCTCCGGCGCGAGTGCTGTGATCGCGGGTGAATCTGCTACCAAAGTTAAATCAAGCAAACCGCTGCTCATCGTTCCCGAACCGCGTCTGGCATTTGCACGCGCGGGAGCGCTGCTCTGCGAGCCGGAAGCGAAAAAATCCGCAGTTCACGCCACCGCGGTAGTAGCAAACTCAGCCCGCCTCTCCAAGGATGTCTCCATTGCAGCGCATGCCGTTGTAGGCGAGGACGTCACGATCGGCGAAGCCAGCTCTATCGGGGCAGGCAGCGTAATCGGACGCCGGACGGTGATTGGCACGCACTGCAACATCGCTGCCAACGTAACCGTCTATCCCGGAGTGCGCTTGGGCAATCGCGTGACCGTGCATGCAGGAGCGGTGCTGGGTAGCGACGGTTTCGGATTTGTGCGCGACTCCAAAAGCGGTGAGTACGTGAAGTTCCCGCAGATTGGCGGGCTCGAAATCGGGGACGACGTCGAAATTGGCGCGAACACCACCATCGATCGCGGCGCACTGGATGTAACCGTCATCGCCCGTGGCGCCAAGCTGGACAATCTGGTGCACGTCGGCCACAACGTCCGTGTAGGAGAAAACGTTGTGATTGCCGCCCAGACGGGACTTTCCGGCAGTGCCGTCGTCGAAGATGGCGCCATAATCGGCGGACAGGTTGGTATTGCAGACCACGTTCGCATAGAAAAGGGCGCGATTCTGGGAGCGCAGTCCGGCATCCCCTCCAGGAAGGTGATTCGTGGCGCCGGAGTCGTGTTCTGGGGAACGCCAGCGCGCCCTATTCGGCAGTATTTAAAAGAGCTGGCCGTTCTTGCGCGGCTGGCCAAGAAAGACCAAACCGAGACGGAATAA
- a CDS encoding lysophospholipid acyltransferase family protein, translating to MRHRLEYAPVWLLVRVLGALPRSLSRAAAIAVAWTVYLLHARLRAVGMRNLALAFPEKTSNQRRRIVRGVFTSLGRLLAEACHFPRYTLENVDEVAVYDGYENFEQANQRGKGVLFLTAHLGGWEIGSFVHSLHGHPLQIVVRPLDNPYLDDLVRRYRTLHGNSTFGKEDFARGLLSAMKGAKTVGILMDTNMTPPQGVFVDFFGHPACTASGVARVALRTDAAVVPAFTIWDREAGKYRIRFDPALTLARTGDDAADVTANTALFTKVIEDYVRRYPDQWLWVHRRWKTRPEGEASIY from the coding sequence ATGCGCCATCGTCTGGAGTACGCACCGGTATGGCTGCTGGTCCGGGTGCTCGGCGCCTTACCGCGTTCACTCAGCCGCGCTGCCGCGATCGCGGTGGCATGGACGGTCTATCTGCTGCATGCACGACTGCGTGCGGTAGGCATGCGTAATCTGGCGCTCGCGTTCCCGGAGAAAACCTCCAACCAGCGCCGCAGGATCGTCCGAGGCGTATTCACATCGTTAGGACGGCTCCTCGCCGAGGCGTGCCACTTTCCCCGCTACACACTAGAAAATGTGGACGAAGTGGCCGTCTATGACGGCTACGAGAACTTCGAGCAAGCTAATCAGCGTGGCAAGGGGGTATTGTTCCTTACGGCGCACTTAGGGGGCTGGGAAATCGGTTCTTTTGTGCATTCGCTGCATGGCCATCCGCTGCAGATTGTGGTGCGCCCGCTCGACAATCCATATCTTGACGACCTGGTGCGCCGTTACCGCACCCTGCATGGAAACAGCACGTTCGGCAAAGAGGACTTTGCCCGCGGATTGCTTTCAGCAATGAAAGGTGCGAAGACAGTCGGTATTCTAATGGACACAAACATGACCCCGCCCCAAGGTGTGTTCGTAGATTTTTTTGGACACCCAGCTTGCACTGCCAGCGGGGTGGCGCGTGTGGCGTTGCGAACCGACGCTGCAGTGGTGCCGGCGTTTACGATCTGGGATAGGGAGGCAGGAAAGTACCGAATCCGATTCGATCCCGCGCTCACGCTGGCGCGTACCGGAGATGATGCTGCCGATGTGACGGCCAATACCGCGCTCTTTACGAAGGTGATCGAGGACTACGTGCGCCGTTATCCTGACCAGTGGCTTTGGGTGCATAGGCGCTGGAAGACACGACCGGAGGGCGAAGCCAGTATTTATTGA
- a CDS encoding cytochrome c: protein MHRVSHTSFTTVALVIAGTIALIACSANRPSDIETLVAQEAKKMAISGKDLPNPIPDTPENVKEGAEHFQHHCQICHGLDGHNTGVPFADKMSPEVADLGANNVQNYSNGQLKMIIEKGIRFSGMPGWKGILTDDEMWRMVRYIRHLPPKGSLGAPALFREAESEHHHMEKTGQPQHTHTHSHHE, encoded by the coding sequence ATGCATCGCGTTTCGCATACAAGTTTCACTACGGTCGCCTTGGTGATTGCCGGCACCATTGCGCTGATTGCTTGTTCCGCCAATCGGCCCAGTGACATTGAAACTCTGGTGGCACAAGAGGCCAAGAAGATGGCCATCTCCGGCAAAGACCTGCCGAACCCGATTCCCGATACGCCGGAGAACGTCAAAGAGGGTGCAGAGCACTTCCAGCATCATTGCCAGATCTGCCACGGCCTCGACGGACACAACACGGGTGTCCCGTTCGCCGACAAAATGTCTCCGGAGGTTGCTGACCTCGGCGCAAACAACGTTCAGAACTACAGCAATGGTCAACTCAAGATGATCATCGAGAAAGGTATTCGCTTCAGTGGTATGCCCGGGTGGAAAGGCATTTTGACCGACGACGAAATGTGGCGCATGGTTCGCTATATCCGCCACCTGCCGCCGAAGGGCAGCCTGGGTGCTCCCGCCCTCTTTAGGGAAGCAGAATCAGAACATCATCACATGGAGAAAACCGGGCAGCCCCAACACACTCACACCCACAGCCATCACGAGTGA
- a CDS encoding YSC84-related protein yields MTKSFVVFAMFAGLVAMSFAQSQTSTSADQAKPPAEVQNAPVDEPATETDIPPADKTPTDAAPNQAAPATQTTPTAPASPATATQPPATPAQSTSSAPAQPSAAESEALAETKPGQRVQAAADVLKDIMSAPDRGIPEEVLGSAECVAVVPSLLKGGFVFGGRYGRGVASCRTPKGWSAPAFFTVKGGSFGLQIGGQAVDLVMLVMNEQGMRNLLSSKFQIGADASAAAGPVGRHAEGETDWKMRAQILTYSRARGVFAGLTLNGAAVTQDKQSTREFYGRMVPFRTSLTGQIQAPGTAFPFLDALSKLAKEAAAR; encoded by the coding sequence ATGACGAAATCCTTTGTTGTATTTGCAATGTTTGCTGGCCTTGTGGCCATGAGTTTTGCCCAGAGCCAGACCAGCACCTCAGCGGACCAGGCCAAGCCTCCAGCCGAAGTGCAAAACGCTCCGGTGGACGAGCCGGCAACTGAAACTGATATCCCGCCGGCTGACAAGACTCCGACTGACGCTGCGCCGAATCAGGCGGCTCCGGCGACCCAGACCACGCCGACGGCGCCAGCGAGTCCGGCCACGGCTACCCAACCCCCGGCAACACCGGCTCAGAGCACCAGCAGCGCCCCTGCACAGCCTTCCGCGGCTGAGAGCGAGGCCTTGGCGGAGACCAAACCGGGGCAGCGAGTGCAAGCCGCCGCGGACGTTCTGAAGGACATCATGTCTGCGCCGGACAGGGGCATTCCCGAAGAAGTGCTGGGATCGGCGGAATGTGTTGCCGTAGTTCCTTCACTGCTTAAAGGTGGATTCGTATTCGGCGGCCGTTACGGACGCGGAGTGGCCAGTTGTCGCACCCCCAAAGGTTGGAGTGCTCCGGCATTCTTCACAGTCAAGGGCGGAAGCTTCGGACTGCAGATCGGCGGCCAGGCCGTGGACCTGGTCATGCTCGTCATGAACGAGCAAGGGATGAGAAACCTGCTGTCGAGCAAGTTTCAAATTGGCGCGGATGCCTCGGCGGCGGCGGGCCCCGTGGGCCGGCATGCTGAAGGCGAGACCGACTGGAAGATGCGCGCCCAGATACTCACCTATTCGCGAGCGCGTGGCGTCTTTGCCGGGCTGACATTAAACGGCGCTGCTGTCACGCAAGACAAGCAGAGCACCCGCGAGTTCTATGGTCGGATGGTGCCGTTTCGCACGTCTTTAACCGGACAGATTCAAGCGCCAGGTACCGCTTTTCCGTTCCTGGATGCGCTCTCCAAGCTGGCTAAAGAAGCCGCTGCTAGATAA
- a CDS encoding response regulator transcription factor, translating to MKAAVKPALSKKPSIRIAVVESDPLRFVGFRALFDSEADLELLSSTVPELAARENVDLVLLGSRGGQNLFDMMASLKAARPDLRIIVTGSGADEETILKAIAAGAKGYVDEAATPTEFIQAIRVVNQGSVWAPRHVLSTFIERVSTSPGRIFPAGRVTFTDREKEVLEMLVAGRSNKEIGAALGIEERTVKAHVAKLMRKVGVQNRIALSVHAITHSLVTAK from the coding sequence ATGAAAGCGGCCGTAAAACCAGCTTTGTCGAAAAAACCGAGTATTCGGATTGCTGTGGTAGAGAGCGACCCACTTCGTTTTGTCGGCTTTAGGGCGTTGTTTGATTCTGAGGCCGATCTTGAACTGCTCTCTTCTACCGTCCCGGAACTGGCCGCTCGGGAAAACGTTGATTTGGTACTACTTGGCAGCCGTGGCGGCCAGAACCTGTTCGATATGATGGCCAGCCTGAAGGCCGCTCGTCCTGACCTACGGATCATCGTAACCGGTTCCGGTGCTGACGAAGAAACTATCCTGAAGGCCATCGCTGCGGGCGCCAAGGGCTATGTTGACGAGGCAGCTACCCCGACCGAATTTATTCAAGCCATCCGGGTGGTCAACCAAGGCTCAGTGTGGGCGCCACGGCACGTGCTCTCCACGTTCATCGAGCGGGTTTCAACCTCGCCGGGACGAATCTTTCCCGCCGGCAGGGTCACTTTTACGGACCGGGAAAAGGAAGTTCTGGAAATGTTGGTGGCCGGACGCTCCAACAAGGAAATTGGGGCTGCCCTGGGGATTGAGGAGCGCACGGTGAAGGCCCACGTCGCCAAACTGATGCGTAAGGTTGGGGTACAGAACCGTATAGCCCTTTCCGTCCACGCCATTACGCACTCGCTAGTTACAGCAAAGTAG